One Massilia sp. 9096 genomic window carries:
- the trpS gene encoding tryptophan--tRNA ligase, which produces MSLQTPTTTPIILTGDRPTGPLHLGHYVGSLRNRVAYQDQYRQFIMLADAQALTDNMDDIGKVHRNVVEVALDYLAVGIDPAKSTILIQSQIPELAELTFYYLNLVTVARLERNPTVKAEIVQRGFERDIPAGFLTYPASQAADITAFKASIVPVGDDQIPMIEQCNEIVRKFNRTYGQDKEILVEAKAIVPEVGRLPGTDGRAKMSKSLGNTINLGASADEIRAATKMVYTDPLHLKVSDPGHLEGNVAFIYLDAFDTDKEGLAEMKAHYVRGGLGDSIVKKRLEGILQDMLAPIRARREEFAKDKGQVMQILKEGTFKAREVAAQTMDEVRKALGLSYF; this is translated from the coding sequence ATGAGTCTGCAAACCCCTACCACCACGCCCATCATCCTGACCGGCGACCGTCCGACCGGACCGCTGCACCTGGGCCACTACGTCGGCAGCTTGCGCAACCGCGTCGCTTACCAAGATCAATATCGCCAGTTCATCATGCTCGCGGACGCCCAGGCGCTCACGGACAATATGGATGACATAGGTAAGGTACACCGGAATGTTGTCGAGGTGGCGCTCGATTACCTTGCCGTAGGGATCGACCCGGCCAAATCGACGATCCTGATCCAGTCGCAGATTCCGGAGCTGGCCGAGTTGACCTTTTATTACCTGAATCTGGTAACCGTCGCGCGCCTCGAGCGCAACCCGACCGTCAAGGCCGAGATCGTGCAGCGCGGCTTCGAGCGCGACATCCCGGCCGGCTTCCTGACCTACCCGGCCAGCCAGGCCGCCGACATCACCGCGTTCAAGGCCAGCATCGTGCCGGTCGGCGACGACCAGATCCCGATGATCGAGCAGTGCAACGAGATCGTGCGCAAGTTCAACCGCACCTACGGCCAGGACAAGGAAATCCTGGTCGAAGCCAAGGCGATCGTGCCCGAGGTCGGCCGCCTGCCGGGCACCGACGGCCGCGCCAAGATGAGCAAGTCGCTCGGCAACACGATCAACCTGGGCGCCTCCGCCGACGAGATCCGCGCTGCGACCAAGATGGTCTACACCGACCCGCTGCACCTGAAAGTGTCGGACCCGGGCCACCTGGAGGGCAACGTCGCCTTCATCTACCTGGACGCGTTCGACACCGACAAGGAAGGCTTGGCGGAAATGAAGGCGCATTACGTGCGCGGCGGCCTGGGCGACTCGATCGTCAAGAAGCGCCTGGAAGGCATTCTGCAGGACATGCTGGCGCCGATCCGCGCCCGCCGTGAAGAGTTCGCCAAGGACAAGGGGCAGGTCATGCAGATCCTGAAGGAAGGCACGTTCAAGGCGCGCGAAGTGGCGGCGCAAACGATGGACGAGGTGCGCAAGGCGCTGGGGCTGTCCTACTTCTAA